In a single window of the Desulfovibrio mangrovi genome:
- a CDS encoding major capsid protein, with protein MGATLKDLATVHSRKMPEQVDNLTEEAPILAVIPFEEASHGLWNMYEDVSDVDGAGWVEMNAPLPAVDVTSDLKKVDLSILGGEIECPEDTANMFGGTTNYFAKKLPKVIRKSGMAAEQRILYDNFRTWALDKGKAVNAGAATDDCYSMLAVRFISGETTGLYSKESFKQGSLLDVTPINSGSIYKAASGKHQGVLCFGMRLKAYFGIQIANRHSVAAIVNINKSNLPTAMMIDDLLADVRAIPGNTFLFMHEKAKTLLYEHKGKSLQVNVGGKDMDRQVTHWNGVEIVTSYNFLDAAEKAVAF; from the coding sequence ATGGGTGCAACACTGAAAGATCTGGCAACCGTGCATAGCCGCAAGATGCCCGAACAGGTGGACAACCTGACTGAAGAAGCGCCGATTCTGGCGGTCATTCCTTTTGAGGAAGCCTCGCACGGCCTGTGGAACATGTATGAGGATGTGAGCGACGTGGACGGTGCGGGCTGGGTGGAGATGAACGCCCCGCTGCCTGCCGTGGATGTGACATCCGACCTGAAGAAGGTGGACCTTTCCATCCTTGGGGGCGAGATCGAGTGTCCTGAAGATACCGCCAATATGTTCGGCGGCACGACCAACTACTTTGCCAAGAAGCTGCCCAAGGTCATCCGCAAGTCCGGCATGGCCGCTGAACAGCGTATTCTGTACGACAACTTCCGCACCTGGGCATTGGACAAGGGCAAGGCCGTCAACGCCGGTGCGGCGACCGACGACTGCTATTCCATGCTGGCCGTGCGCTTCATCTCCGGTGAGACCACCGGGCTGTATTCCAAGGAAAGCTTCAAGCAGGGTTCCCTGCTGGACGTAACCCCCATCAACAGCGGTTCCATCTACAAGGCGGCTTCAGGCAAGCATCAGGGCGTTTTGTGCTTCGGCATGCGCCTGAAGGCCTATTTCGGCATCCAGATTGCCAACAGGCACTCCGTGGCCGCCATTGTGAACATCAATAAGTCCAACCTGCCCACGGCCATGATGATCGATGATCTGCTTGCCGACGTGCGCGCCATTCCCGGCAACACCTTCCTGTTCATGCACGAGAAGGCCAAGACTTTGCTTTACGAGCACAAGGGCAAGTCCCTGCAGGTGAACGTGGGCGGCAAGGACATGGATCGCCAGGTCACCCATTGGAACGGCGTGGAGATCGTTACTTCCTACAACTTCCTCGACGCCGCAGAAAAGGCCGTCGCTTTCTAA